A DNA window from Helianthus annuus cultivar XRQ/B chromosome 15, HanXRQr2.0-SUNRISE, whole genome shotgun sequence contains the following coding sequences:
- the LOC110911779 gene encoding DNA-directed RNA polymerase V subunit 1, with protein MEENSPPPTLEGKITGISFSLATRQEICLASISDCPISHASQLSNPFLGLPLEVGKCESCGAAETGKCEGHFGYIELPIPIYHPSHISELKRILSLICLKCLKFKNKRLQSKNAGVLERAFAFCCEESAQVTVHENQKKDGACFLELKLPSRTRVSDRFWDFLDRYGYRYGGDGTTRPLLPSEVLKILKKIPEATKKKLAGRGCFFQEGYIMQHLPVPPNCLSTPDVSDGITVTSSDISMPMLKKVLRQVEIIKSSRSGTPNFESLEVEVNDLQLAVAQYLQSRGAKASPDRNTRYAIARTATDSSSTKAWLEKMKTLFISKGSGFSSRSVITGDPYKGVGEIGIPFEIAQRITFEERVTEHNMKFLQKLVDDKLCLTYIDGHTTYSLREGSKGHTFLKPGQVVHRKIMDGDLIFINRPPTTHKHSLQALSVYIHDDHTFKINPLICGPLSADFDGDCIHIFYPQSPEAKAEVMELFAVEKQLLSSHSGNVNLQLGTDSVLSLKTMFKKYFFTKAQVQQLALYTSNPLPKPSMLKACDSGPLWTVLELLETSLPRGFDCLSDKFVIKDSKILKLDYSRDAMQSIVNEIISSIFFSKGPNEVLKLFNSLQPMLMENLCDEGFNLSLEDFIIPKDLVREIEDQLQELSSLLYHLRSNYNEVIDMQLEKHLRACKTPVSEFILRFSSMGDLIDPKSDSALTRIVQQIGFLGLQIYERGRLYSRTLAEDLSSHFVGNYPFPKKYPYEEFGLIRSGLFHGLDPYQEMVHSIASREVMIRSSRGLTEPGILFKNSMAILRDVVICYDGTVRNVCSNSIIQFEYGALTKNLFAAGEPVGVLAATAMSNPAYKAVLDSSPSSNNSWNMMKEILQCGVNFKNVLNDRRVVLYLNDCDCGEEYCREKAAYKVKNHLRRVSLKDVAVEFLIEYQQVTLDSTETDAGLVGHVHLNKKLLEESNISMEEVLTKCEDTLNSFRKKKKVGQLFKKIAISCSECSFQQASKWTPCLKFFWEDRPDIHLEKTAHIFANAVCPVLLNSIIKGDPRVKEANITWISPETTVWIKNPKKDQKGDLAIDVVLEKEAVKKNGDAWRTVMDACLPVLHLIDTTRSIPYAIKQVEHLLGIACAFEQAVQRLSTSVSMVTKGMLKEHLLLLASSMTCAGFLVGFNVAGIKALNKTLNFQVPFSEATVYTPKRCFEKAAEKCHADSLSSIVGACSWGKPVAVGTGSRFDILWDTREVELNQKDGIDVYNFLHMVGGGSEEADSGCLGGEVDSFDMEIMETGSPEIDSGLAKPVFEDGLNLDVGVEPSGWGTGPVPEDGTSSGGWGAAIKTTPTTGGGWGDAMKNTPTTGGGWGEAKSDQGQQIGSSGWGATKSQNDVEPSGSWGSLGKKDDNQSGWGAKSDNQTEKDSGGWGHKVSKGDEHAWGAKKSQNEGDGPGWGGNSSRNNTEKGSGSSWGQKVVAADEPGWGGKKNETDTNKNSGSGSWGQKVFTETGLGSGWGQKSVAEDESGWGGKKSDFNTNKNSGAGSWGQKVITEDSGSGWGQKAVTADEPGWGKKKSQTDTNKSSGAGTWGQKAITEKDSGSGWGQKEVTADEPGWGGKKSETDKSSGSGMWGQKVVIEDSGSGWGKKVVPADEPGWGGKKSETDTNKSSGAGTWGQKVVKSDGPGWNSKSSEPVDQTGPNDGQWGKKDSWNAAGGSSSSWGIQKTNTPSWNKGVEAASESENKTEGSDWSKKLEEKTDSQGGWGQKKDQVSGTDTQGGWGQKKDQVSGTDGSTEKGHEDGEQKPGSWGWNRKVEQKGDQGGGWKKKEGWGPKRDRPARPVGGPNDGPRSGGVPFTATRQRLDLFNPDEQEILSDIEPIMQSIRRILNLNQTGYNDGDPIPADDQTYILDNVFAHHPEKAQKAGTGIKFIMISKHTEFQDSRCFFVVSTDGRKEDFSYRKCLENFVRGKYPDKVDEFISKYFFKKPQPRPPMNRDEAGTPRTPRSRTGWNRDSNVAADDAGTASTQSGWKQSGWKRDANQAADDGGAPATGWKKETSTATEEGGASATGWNQGWKKEASTAPEEGGAAATGWNQAGDGGSTKKSGWGS; from the exons ATGGAAGAAAATTCACCACCCCCTACTTTAGAGGGGAAGATAACTGGAATTAGTTTTTCTTTGGCCACTCGTCAAGAAATT TGCTTGGCCTCCATTAGTGACTGCCCCATTAGCCATGCGAGTCAACTATCAAATCCGTTTCTTGGACTGCCACTTGAAGTTGGTAAATGCGAATCATGTGGTGCAGCTGAAACAGGGAAATGTGAAG GGCATTTTGGGTACATTGAGTTGCCCATTCCAATATATCACCCGTCGCATATCAGTGAGTTGAAGCGCATATTGAGTTTAATATGCCTCAAGTGCTTGAAGTTCAAGAATAAAAGG TTGCAGTCCAAGAATGCTGGTGTGCTCGAAAGAGCTTTTGCCTTTTGCTGTGAG GAATCTGCACAAGTTACTGTCCATGAAAACCAGAAAAAAGATGGTGCATGTTTCTTGGAGCTGAAACTTCCTTCGAGAACAAGAGTTAGTGACCGTTTCTGGGATTTTCTAGATCGATATGGATACCGTTATGGCGGTGACGGAACTACTCGGCCATTACTTCCGTCTGAG GTGCTGAAAATTCTAAAGAAAATACCTGAGGCAACTAAAAAGAAGCTAGCTGGGAGAGGGTGTTTTTTCCAAGAAGGGTATATCATGCAACATCTTCCTGTCCCTCCAAATTGTTTGTCTACTCCCGATGTCTCTGATGGAATCACCGTTACATCATCG GACATTTCAATGCCAATGCTTAAGAAAGTTTTGAGGCAAGTGGAGATTATAAAGAGCTCGAGATCGGGAACGCCGAATTTTGAGTCTCTAGAAGTTGAGGTTAATGATTTGCAATTAGCCGTCGCCCAGTATCTGCAATCCAGGGGTGCTAAG GCCTCCCCTGACAGAAATACACGCTACGCGATTGCACGTACAGCAACCGATTCGTCTTCTACAAAGGCATGGCTTGAGAAGATGAAAACTCTATTCATCAGTAAAGGGTCCGGGTTTTCTTCCCGCAGTGTCATAACGGGTGACCCGTATAAAGGTGTGGGCGAGATCGGCATTCCATTTGAGATAGCTCAAAGGATAACTTTTGAAGAACGGGTCACAGAGCACAACATGAAGTTTCTTCAAAAGTTAGTTGATGACAAGCTCTGCTTAACCTACATAGACGGCCACACCACGTATTCACTTCGAGAAGGGTCGAAAGGTCATACGTTTTTGAAACCGGGCCAGGTCGTACACCGTAAAATCATGGACGGTGATCTCATATTTATCAACAGGCCCCCAACGACCCACAAGCATTCTTTACAAGCACTGTCGGTCTATATTCATGACGATCACACGTTCAAAATCAACCCCCTTATCTGCGGGCCCCTGAGTGCCGATTTCGATGGTGACTGTATTCACATATTCTACCCACAGTCTCCCGAAGCTAAAGCGGAAGTCATGGAGTTATTTGCTGTTGAAAAACAGCTTCTTAGCTCCCACAGTGGGAACGTGAACCTCCAGCTTGGCACCGATTCCGTCTTGTCTCTCAAAACAATGTTCAAgaaatatttttttacaaaagCTCAAGTTCAACAGCTGGCACTTTACACATCAAATCCACTGCCTAAACCTTCGATGTTAAAGGCTTGTGATAGTGGCCCGCTGTGGACGGTTTTGGAGCTACTGGAGACTTCTCTACCTCGTGGGTTTGATTGCTTGAGTGATAAATTCGTGATCAAGGATAGCAAGATACTAAAGCTGGATTACAGTCGGGACGCGATGCAGTCAATCGTCAATGAGATAATCAGCTCGATCTTCTTTAGCAAAGGCCCGAATGAAGTTTTGAAGCTTTTCAACTCCTTACAGCCAATGCTGATGGAGAATTTATGCGATGAAGGCTTTAATTTGAGTTTGGAGGACTTTATCATTCCGAAGGATCTTGTAAGAGAAATAGAAGACCAGCTGCAAGAATTATCGTCTTTGTTATATCACTTGCGGTCTAACTACAATGAGGTGATAGATATGCAGTTGGAGAAACATCTTCGGGCCTGTAAAACTCCTGTTTCAGAATTTATTTTAAGATTTTCATCCATGGGTGATTTAATAGATCCGAAGAGTGACTCAGCTCTTACAAGAATCGTTCAACAAATCGGGTTTTTGGGCTTACAGATCTACGAAAGGGGGCGATTATATTCAAGAACTTTGGCTGAAGATTTGTCTTCTCATTTCGTTGGAAATTATCCATTTCCCAAAAAATACCCGTATGAGGAATTTGGGCTTATTAGAAGCGGTCTGTTTCATGGGCTGGATCCTTACCAAGAAATGGTTCATTCAATTGCTAGTAGAGAAGTCATGATCCGGTCTTCTAGAGGGTTGACTGAACCTGGTATTCTTTTTAAAAACTCAATGGCTATCCTCAGAGATGTCGTCATCTGCTATGATGGAACCGTTAGAAATGTTTGTAGCAACTCAATTATTCAATTTGAGTATGGGGCACTGACGAAAAACTTGTTTGCTGCTGGTGAACCCGTGGGAGTATTGGCTGCAACCGCCATGTCAAACCCTGCATACAAGGCGGTTCTTGATTCGTCTCCAAGCAGTAACAATTCATGGAATATGATGAAG GAGATTCTGCAATGTGGAGTGAATTTCAAGAATGTTCTTAATGATCGTCGAGTTGTACTGTATCTGAATGATTGTGATTGTGGGGAGGAATATTGCCGTGAGAAGGCAGCATATAAGGTTAAAAATCATCTGCGAAGAGTCAGCCTCAAGGACGTAGCTGTGGAATTTCTGATAGA ATATCAGCAAGTAACATTAGATAGTACTGAAACTGATGCTGGGCTTGTTGGCCACGTTCATTTGAACaag AAACTGCTGGAGGAATCAAATATTAGCATGGAAGAGGTTCTTACAAAATGTGAAGACACCTTGAACTCCTTCCGGAAGAAGAAAAAAGtcggccagttattcaagaaaatagCTATATCCTGCAG TGAATGCTCATTTCAGCAGGCATCAAAGTGGACCCCATGCTTGAAGTTCTTTTGGGAAGACAGACCCGATATCCATTTAGAGAAGACTGCACACATTTTTGCCAACGCGGTTTGCCCCGTGCTTCTAAATTCAATTATAAAAG GTGATCCCCGGGTCAAAGAAGCCAATATAACCTGGATAAGTCCTGAAACAACGGTGTggataaaaaatccaaaaaaggATCAGAAAGGTGACCTGGCTATTGATGTTGTTCTCGAGAAAGAAGCTGTGAAGAAAAATGGTGATGCATGGAGGACCGTTATGGATGCATGCCTTCCAGTACTCCATTTGATTGACACAACACGCTCTATTCCTTATGCAATTAAACAAGTAGAACATCTTCTTGGCATAGCTTGTGCTTTTGAGCAAGCAGTTCAG CGTCTCTCGACATCAGTGTCGATGGTTACCAAAGGGATGCTGAAAGAGCACCTGCTTCTGTTGGCAAGTAGCATGACGTGTGCAGGATTTTTAGTTGGCTTCAATGTAGCAGGAATAAAGGCACTCAATAAGACGCTTAACTTCCAAGTACCATTTTCAGAAGCTACAGTATAT ACACCAAAAAGGTGTTTTGAAAAGGCAGCTGAGAAGTGCCATGCTGATTCATTGTCTAGCATTGTGGGTGCTTGTTCTTGGGGGAAACCTGTAGCTGTCGGCACAGGATCTCGGTTTGATATTCTCTGGGACACAAGAGAG GTTGAACTGAACCAGAAAGATGGTATTGATGTGTACAACTTCCTTCACATGGTCGGGGGTGGTTCTGAGGAAGCTGATAGCGGCTGTTTAGGTGGTGAAGTGGACAGCTTTGACATGGAAATCATGGAAACCGGTTCCCCTGAGATAGATTCTGGGTTAGCCAAACCGGTTTTTGAAGATGGTTTAAATCTTGATGTTGGAGTCGAACCATCAGGTTGGGGAACAGGTCCTGTTCCAGAAGATGGGACATCTAGTGGTGGCTGGGGAGCTGCTATTAAGACTACACCAACAACTGGTGGTGGTTGGGGAGATGCTATGAAGAATACACCGACAACTGGTGGTGGTTGGGGAGAAGCAAAATCTGACCAAGGTCAGCAGATTGGATCTTCGGGCTGGGGAGCAACAAAATCTCAGAACGACGTTGAACCATCTGGATCATGGGGTTCTTTGGGGAAAAAGGATGATAATCAATCTGGATGGGGTGCAAAGAGTGACAATCAAACTGAAAAAGATTCAGGTGGTTGGGGTCATAAGGTGTCGAAAGGGGATGAACATGCATGGGGTGCAAAGAAAAGTCAAAACGAAGGGGATGGACCCGGATGGGGAGGAAATAGTAGTCGGAACAACACCGAGAAGGGCTCGGGATCAAGTTGGGGGCAAAAAGTGGTCGCTGCAGATGAACCGGGATGGGGCGGGAAGAAAAATGAAACCGACACTAACAAGAACTCCGGATCAGGTTCGTGGGGTCAGAAGGTCTTTACTGAGACGGGCTTGGGATCAGGTTGGGGTCAAAAATCGGTCGCTGAAGATGAATCTGGATGGGGTGGGAAGAAAAGTGATTTCAACACTAATAAGAACTCCGGAGCTGGTTCATGGGGTCAAAAGGTTATCACAGAGGACTCGGGATCGGGTTGGGGACAAAAGGCGGTCACTGCAGATGAACCTGGCTGGGGCAAGAAGAAAAGTCAAACCGACACCaataagagctctggagcagGTACGTGGGGTCAAAAGGCCATCACTGAAAAGGACTCGGGATCAGGTTGGGGCCAAAAAGAGGTTACTGCGGATGAACCTGGATGGGGCGGGAAGAAAAGTGAAACCGATAAGAGCTCCGGATCGGGTATGTGGGGTCAAAAGGTCGTCATCGAGGACTCGGGATCAGGTTGGGGTAAAAAAGTGGTCCCTGCGGATGAACCTGGATGGGGCGGGAAGAAAAGTGAAAccgacactaataagagctctggagcagGTACATGGGGTCAAAAGGTCGTCAAATCAGATGGACCTGGATGGAATAGCAAGTCAAGTGAACCTGTGGATCAAACTGGACCAAATGATGGTCAATGGGGCAAGAAAGATTCATGGAATGCAGCGGGTGGGTCATCGTCTTCATGGGGTATACAGAAAACCAATACACCTAGTTGGAATAAGGGTGTAGAAGCAGCCAGTGAGTCAGAAAACAAAACAGAGGGGTCTGACTGGAGCAAAAAGCTGGAAGAAAAGACTGATTCACAAGGTGGTTGGGGTCAGAAAAAGGACCAAGTTTCTGGGACTGATACACAAGGTGGTTGGGGTCAGAAAAAGGACCAAGTTTCCGGGACTGATGGGTCAACTGAAAAGGGACACGAAGATGGTGAACAAAAACCAGGTTCATGGGGCTGGAACCGGAAGGTTGAACAAAAAGGTGACCAGGGTGGTGGATGGAAGAAGAAGGAAGGTTGGGGTCCGAAAAGAGACCGCCCGGCTAGACCGGTTGGAGGACCAAATGATGGTCCAAGATCAGGTGGTGTACCATTCACTGCAACAAGACAACGCCTGGACTTGTTCAACCCGGATGAACAAGAGATTTTGTCTGACATTGAGCCCATTATGCAATCAATTAGACGAATCCTTAACCTTAACCAAACTGG GTACAATGATGGGGATCCTATACCTGCTGATGACCAAACTTACATTCTTGATAATGTCTTCGCTCACCATCCCGAGAAGGCTCAAAAGGCTGGCACTGGAATTAAATTTATCATG ATCTCGAAACACACAGAATTCCAAGATAGCCGTTGCTTTTTTGTGGTTTCAACGGATGGACGTAAAGAAGATTTCTCATACCGAAAATGCCTTGAGAATTTTGTAAGGGGAAAATATCCGGATAAAGTGGACGAGTTCATCTCTAAGTATTTTTTCAAAAAGCCTCAGCCTCGTCCTCCTATGAATAGAGATGAAGCTGGGACCCCCCGGACCCCACGGTCTCGTACAGGATGGAATCGGGACTCCAATGTGGCGGCTGATGATGCTGGAACCGCTAGTACTCAGTCTGGTTGGAAGCAGTCTGGTTGGAAGCGTGATGCGAATCAGGCGGCTGATGACGGTGGGGCGCCAGCAACGGGATGGAAAAAGGAGACCAGCACAGCAACAGAGGAAGGTGGGGCGTCTGCAACTGGGTGGAACCAAGGGTGGAAAAAGGAAGCTAGCACAGCACCCGAGGAGGGCGGGGCAGCTGCAACCGGGTGGAACCAGGCGGGAGATGGTGGTAGTACAAAAAAGTCGGGGTGGGGTTCTTGA